One part of the Panthera leo isolate Ple1 chromosome D4, P.leo_Ple1_pat1.1, whole genome shotgun sequence genome encodes these proteins:
- the LOC122205340 gene encoding LOW QUALITY PROTEIN: olfactory receptor 1N1-like (The sequence of the model RefSeq protein was modified relative to this genomic sequence to represent the inferred CDS: inserted 1 base in 1 codon; deleted 2 bases in 2 codons), producing MENQSSISEFFLQGISKLPEQKQFLFGIFLCMYLVTLTGNMLIFLAIRSDPHPHTSTYFFLTNLSFVDIGLTSSTVTKMLVNVQTQHHTISYAGCLTQMYFXMFGDLESFFLAVMVYGHYVAICRPLHYSTVMSPQVCALLLALCWVLTHTVALTHCALLIAWLSFSVAGEIAHFFCDITPILKLSCSDTHISMVMVFAIGGTVLIVPFICIVISYIHIILAFLRVQTPGAEGKAFSTCSSHLCVVCVFYGTLFSAYLCPASVASEEKDMAAAAVYTVVTPMLNPFIYRLRNKDMKGALKRLLSHRRILSS from the exons ATGGAAAACCAATCCAGCATCTCTGAGTTTTTCCTCCAAGGAATATCCAAGTTACCAGAGCAAAAGCAGTTCCTCTTTGGAATTTTCCTGTGTATGTATCTTGTTACCTTAACTGGGAACATGCTCATCTTCCTGGCCATCAGATCAGacccacacccccacacctcCACGTACTTCTTTCTGACCAACCTGTCTTTTGTTGACATAGGTTTAACATCTTCCACAGTTACCAAGATGCTGGTAAATGTGCAGACTCAACATCACACCATTTCCTATGCTGGTTGCCTCACACAAATGTATT TGATGTTTGGTGATCTGGAGAGCTTCTTCCTGGCTGTAATGGTGTATGGCCATTATGTGGCCATTTGCCGCCCTCTCCACTACTCCACAGTCATGAGCCCCCAAGTCTGTGCCCTGCTGCTTGCATTGTGCTGGGTCCTCACCCACACTGTTGCCCTGACTCACTGT GCCCTCCTCATAGCTTGGCTGTCCTTCTCTGTTGCTGGGGAAATAGCTCACTTTTTCTGTGACATAACTCCTATCCTGAAGCTGTCATGTTCCGACACTCACATCAGCATGGTGATGGTTTTTGCCATAGGAGGCACAGTACTCATTGTCCCCTTTATCTGCATTGTCATCTCCTACATCCACATTATATTGGCCTTCCTGAGGGTCCAAACTCCTGGTGCAGAAGGCAAGGCCTTTTCCACCTGTAGTTCCCATCTCTGTGTTGTCTGTGTGTTCTATGGGACGCTCTTCAGTGCCTACTTGTGCCCTGCCTCTGTTGCCTCTGAAGAGAAGGACATGGCAGCAGCTGCA GTGTACACTGTGGTGACCCCCATGTTGAACCCCTTTATCTATAGACTGAGGAACAAGGACATGAAGGGTGCCCTTAAGAGGCTCCTCAGTCACAGGAGAATTTTATCCTCTTAG